Below is a genomic region from Venturia canescens isolate UGA chromosome 1, ASM1945775v1, whole genome shotgun sequence.
CGggtaaaaatgaagaagaaagaatagaaagaaatgtaattttttatacTTGATTTCATCACTGTTTGACATTTTTCCTCGAGGACTAAAACTCGGAAGAATTTAACTTTCGCTAAAATCAGAATGAACTAGATAAaacgcttgaaaaaaaatcctcttgTTCGGCAcgataaaaaattcacaaatttgtcAATTTACAGATAAATATCAACGACTGGCACGACCTCCTGACGCTGGAACATAAATCAGAATAtataagagaaaaactttgtcacgtACTTGATCTTGAAGCCTCCAAGCAACAGCAAATCGATTCGGTATCataaattatgtattatatttttcaataatacaaTAATTATCTGCATATACTGTATAAAAATCGTATTAAGTAACATAGAGACAACATCGCTAATAAAAGTTTATCACAAGGTCAGGTTTGTTCGGAAATATATTAAGTTTTTATCATTCGCGTCGATTTGTTCTGTGTCGCGTAACAAAAATCGGATTCTAAGCAATGTAACGAGATTCTTCGaatcttttcattttataaagcatgtaaaaactttttcgtatATTCGTAAGTAACGAAGAGTGCAGCGGTCGCTGGCATGGTCCTGATTATCGTAGGTTTCAGGCCATTGTACAAAGCTCCTATCCCTTCCTTCCTCGCAATTTCTCTCATCATCACCATCGCTGGTACCCTTAAATTTTGTACCTacacaaaaaattgttttgctCCTTGAaaaattcctattttttttttattgcaaccCAAAAGTTTTTGTAAGTTTGGACTTCGAGCTGAGAATCTACGCATAAATAATGGAGCAAACTCGAATGAAGAATAATATTTCTACAAAGTAGAATTGTAACAAGATCAAGCTCACTTGTATTCTACTCTTGACCACATCTGCTGGAAATATCACGAGCCACAAAACAGAGCCCCCGACAGCTCCAGCGATCATTGTCTTTTGCCAACCAATGTCGTCTCTGTTTTGTCCTGGTTTCGAGAGAAGTTCCCTCGTCGCTTCGTAGCTAccaaaaaagaagaaatagcCAGGCATTTCTCTCGCTATTGTCGAAGAGAGACCGCGGAACAGACCTCTAGCTCCATTTTGTCGTATTATGTCTCTCGTCAGAGCCCATGGTCCGATATGtttctagaaaatttttttttttatttttaaatatataaaacatTCGCATCACATAGaactgtaaattttttttttcattgaaatgcagacaatttttttgtcattcaaaaaaaaattcacggcTTTAGACTTTTTGATATAAGTTTAAAGTTTAAAAtggtatgaataaaaaaatagtcaaATAATCGGAAAACGTGCATttgaactaaaaaaaaaagtcgttgcAAATTTAACAATGAATGAATTGGATCAGTTAATTTTGACGAACCACGGATCCACCGGTGACGGAATTTTGCGATTGGACTTCTCGCATCGCCTGCAAACGACATTTGACGAGTTCGGTCGGGCAGAGAGTcagagatgagaaaaaagcaGCGAAAAAACCAGCGCACGCGTTCCCCAGGCTACTCATGTCTTCCACTTTTTCCTTCCCTGGGGATTACGAGGTCAAAAACGTAACGAGAAATTGAGATAGCCCCTCGCATGTGACCTTGGGTAAGAGGagtaattttttgtcttttctaTTTTCCCATTTTCCGTAAATACTATACTGTTTTAAGGGTCTGTACCAAGAATGCTTGCTATTGCCTTTTGACAGCCTCCATAAGCCACGAAGAGAACCGAATTTTCGGCAACATTTGCCACCACGGCTGGCACTGTTCCGGCGTACAATCCCCTCGATATACCGTCCGTTTTTAATGTACGAACAAAACAATCGATCATTCCTTTG
It encodes:
- the LOC122412709 gene encoding mitochondrial ornithine transporter 1, coding for MEAWECADDSFKHLKTGVIDFLAGSLGGIAVTYVGQPLDTVKVKMQTFPSLYKGMIDCFVRTLKTDGISRGLYAGTVPAVVANVAENSVLFVAYGGCQKAIASILGKEKVEDMSSLGNACAGFFAAFFSSLTLCPTELVKCRLQAMREVQSQNSVTGGSVKHIGPWALTRDIIRQNGARGLFRGLSSTIAREMPGYFFFFGSYEATRELLSKPGQNRDDIGWQKTMIAGAVGGSVLWLVIFPADVVKSRIQVQNLRVPAMVMMREIARKEGIGALYNGLKPTIIRTMPATAALFVTYEYTKKFLHAL